The stretch of DNA CAAAAGAAGTCGTTATTCCGGCTTTTTTGGATTGCAGCCGCATTCGGTTTCGGTTTCCTGTTCCTCTGGCTTGCCATGCGGGACATTCCGATGGGCACTGCCTATGCGGTATGGACCGGACTCGGAGCAGCGGGGACAGTGCTTATGGGGATTTTCGTCTTCAAGGAACCGGGGAATTGGAAGCGGCTCATGTTTTTATTGCTCATCATTTGTGGTGCGGTCGGGTTGAAAATATTCAGCTAATCACTGTATAAAAGGCCGTCCAATTAAGACGGCCGGGGGAGTGCACATGAAATACAAAAAGTTTGCTGGCAACTTCTTGATCAATTTTCCGAAGATCCTTCAAGGGGTGCTCAATATTTCCCTTGTCCTATTGGCGATTGTCCTATCGATTCTATTAGGGAAGGAACTCTTCGTTTTCATCGAAATTTTGATGGAACAGGAGAGCAATGACTACAAACTTTTCTTGGCGCATATTCTGATTTTCTTCCTCTACTTCGAGTTCATCACGATGATCGTCAAGTATTTCAAGGAAGATTACCATTTCCCGTTACGGTATTTCATCTATATCGGCATTACGGCGATGGTCCGCTTAATCATCGTGGATCATGGCCATCCGATGAACACGCTATTGTATTCGCTCGTGATTTTAGTATTGATCATCGGCTACTTCATCATGAATATCACACCACGCGACCGTCCGGAGAGCAGGTGGTTCTTCAATCGGGATCCCTGACTTATTTCGTAGCCAGAAAAGCGGGTTCGTCCATCGGCAGTTTCGAGAAGTCAGAAATGACGCCGTCCGCGCCGAATCGCTTCGCCTTGGCGAATAACTGGGTATCCTTTTTCGACCAGACGAGCACTTTTCCGTCATGCTTATGGACTTGATCCACCACTCTTTTGTTCACATAGGATACATTGAAATTGATGTAACTTGCGAAAGAGGTCAATTCTTTAAGCGTTTTGGAGGATGGTAAAAAAGGTGAGGGATTCATGA from Bacillus sp. OxB-1 encodes:
- a CDS encoding DMT family transporter, giving the protein MAWLYLVIASFGEIFGVMAINLYNQKKSLFRLFWIAAAFGFGFLFLWLAMRDIPMGTAYAVWTGLGAAGTVLMGIFVFKEPGNWKRLMFLLLIICGAVGLKIFS
- the psiE gene encoding phosphate-starvation-inducible protein PsiE, with the protein product MKYKKFAGNFLINFPKILQGVLNISLVLLAIVLSILLGKELFVFIEILMEQESNDYKLFLAHILIFFLYFEFITMIVKYFKEDYHFPLRYFIYIGITAMVRLIIVDHGHPMNTLLYSLVILVLIIGYFIMNITPRDRPESRWFFNRDP